A genome region from Vallitalea okinawensis includes the following:
- a CDS encoding HAMP domain-containing sensor histidine kinase yields the protein MKKISHSLFAYTVIVDILVILMFFVAIIIMILTKRDDDISNVFFTFFLLIGVTTFLFARVVSGKILKPLNEILKGVHQYQEGNYNHEIILKSNNEYAIVAKALNDLAKGIDDEKRLTRQLETSRKQLVMDISHDLKNPLANVLGYSTYLQKDIKHMDETEIHNYLQIIVNNSTRANHLIEDLFDFTKLDANHYELHLEELDFCQFIREVIMEYLPEIEENHFKYDFIIPEEPLILSFSPKEMRRAISNLFENAIKYNGENTELRVEVIYTKRMVRLILSDNGIGIPKEMQESIFSPFKRVDPSRNSKTGGSGLGLCITKKIIDMHNGCIILQSDIGKGTIFRITLPRDGWR from the coding sequence ATGAAAAAGATATCCCACTCATTATTCGCATATACAGTAATCGTCGATATTCTCGTTATCCTCATGTTTTTTGTAGCTATTATTATCATGATTCTAACAAAGCGAGATGATGACATTAGTAATGTATTCTTTACCTTCTTTTTATTGATTGGAGTGACTACTTTTTTATTTGCCAGGGTTGTATCAGGTAAGATATTAAAACCTTTGAATGAGATACTGAAAGGTGTTCATCAATATCAAGAAGGAAATTATAATCATGAAATTATTCTAAAGAGTAATAACGAGTATGCCATTGTTGCTAAAGCCTTAAATGATTTAGCAAAAGGGATTGATGATGAAAAAAGATTAACAAGGCAGTTGGAGACTTCTCGTAAACAATTGGTTATGGACATATCTCATGATTTAAAAAACCCCTTAGCGAATGTTCTAGGATATAGTACTTATTTACAAAAAGATATCAAACATATGGATGAAACAGAAATCCATAACTATTTGCAGATTATCGTTAACAATTCCACCAGGGCTAATCATCTAATAGAGGATTTATTTGATTTCACAAAATTAGATGCTAATCATTACGAGTTGCACTTAGAGGAGTTAGATTTCTGCCAGTTTATCCGTGAAGTGATTATGGAGTATCTACCAGAAATTGAAGAGAATCACTTTAAGTATGATTTTATCATACCAGAAGAGCCTTTAATTCTAAGTTTTAGCCCTAAAGAAATGAGAAGGGCCATAAGTAATCTGTTTGAAAATGCTATTAAATATAACGGTGAAAATACAGAATTAAGAGTTGAAGTTATTTATACAAAGAGAATGGTTAGGTTAATTTTAAGCGATAATGGAATCGGTATACCAAAAGAAATGCAAGAAAGTATCTTCAGTCCTTTTAAAAGAGTTGATCCATCTAGAAATTCTAAGACTGGTGGATCAGGATTAGGACTTTGCATCACTAAGAAGATTATTGATATGCATAATGGTTGTATCATTCTTCAAAGCGATATCGGTAAAGGGACTATTTTTAGAATTACGTTGCCTAGAGATGGATGGAGGTAA
- a CDS encoding transglutaminase family protein — translation MQISLITAGCLGVLIVSLYNKKYFSIAALSLFGSVLLLGSILSYKYQMNTVINSVVTFFEEVYKTFVISDYYLAEEYHIYSIIFISFLLTLAVYFLTVKYFKPKVIIIGGLTYFVCCQMIRLSYNRYGFFIFCFIAILYYLEGNVYRRISWEGIRDGKRRLSRRSLMVFSILLMSFCLLLTHKNTNALGWVNEVASDISKILGLSTGQSTGIQEDRDVSDLENKPYHNESFMMAVEADDILYLRGMVFDTFDGTTWTGGEPQIETDNYQENIEGLHLLAEGGDVNNLYELATATVTYKNIATDLLFTHLNTVELNEIEDLEGKDYTYTFQYYRLQYDDPQFVELLRKSNKESNETIYNKYITLPQDISEDIIEIAKNITEPYDADIDKVRAIEAYLSYNYTYTLEPDLSNYDHDDMVNYFLFESKEGFCIHYASAMAVMVRALGLPARYVTGYKLPYTVPVDELLEYEYIYYEDLDVKVPASEFGIQTYAVYDTDAHAWVEVYFDGFGWLAFEPTKVFYEEFHQYADDTNLLLPTLTNLSETMIGQKEVNGKNKWVLVYGLLIFLVVVICIPLLIRLQLKIRYSHSKSKDKLILQYHYHMMLLGLLYKPTEPSCTINQYMQGVADYFKDQDIDVMQGAKIFEKSMYAQDTIQINELIFIENMYSMLKNLTKQRMKRIQYMWYRYRNKIL, via the coding sequence ATGCAGATTAGCTTGATAACAGCTGGTTGTTTAGGTGTGCTTATTGTAAGTCTCTATAATAAAAAATACTTTTCAATAGCAGCTTTAAGCCTTTTCGGTTCAGTGCTATTATTAGGTAGCATTCTAAGCTATAAGTACCAAATGAATACTGTTATTAATTCAGTAGTAACTTTTTTTGAGGAAGTGTATAAAACATTTGTTATATCTGATTATTATTTAGCAGAAGAATACCATATTTATTCGATTATATTTATCTCCTTCTTATTAACTTTAGCAGTTTATTTTCTTACTGTTAAGTATTTTAAACCTAAAGTCATTATAATAGGTGGATTAACATATTTTGTATGCTGTCAGATGATCCGATTATCCTATAATCGATATGGCTTCTTTATTTTCTGTTTCATTGCCATTTTGTATTATCTTGAAGGAAATGTATACAGACGGATATCATGGGAAGGTATTCGTGACGGGAAGAGAAGGCTGAGTAGAAGAAGTCTTATGGTTTTCAGTATACTACTAATGTCCTTTTGCTTATTATTAACACATAAGAATACCAATGCTTTAGGTTGGGTAAATGAGGTAGCATCTGACATTAGTAAAATACTCGGATTATCGACAGGACAATCAACAGGTATTCAAGAAGATAGGGATGTTTCTGATTTGGAAAACAAACCCTATCATAATGAAAGTTTTATGATGGCAGTGGAGGCTGATGATATCCTTTACTTGAGGGGGATGGTCTTTGATACTTTTGATGGTACAACGTGGACTGGAGGAGAACCTCAAATTGAGACGGATAATTATCAAGAAAATATTGAAGGGTTGCATCTCTTAGCAGAAGGTGGTGACGTGAACAATTTATATGAACTAGCTACTGCCACTGTAACCTATAAGAACATCGCAACAGATCTACTGTTTACCCATCTCAATACTGTTGAATTAAATGAGATAGAAGATTTAGAAGGTAAAGATTATACATATACTTTTCAGTATTATAGGCTTCAATATGATGATCCCCAGTTTGTAGAACTACTACGTAAAAGTAATAAGGAATCAAATGAAACAATCTATAATAAATATATTACCCTTCCGCAAGATATTTCTGAAGATATCATAGAGATAGCAAAGAACATCACAGAACCATATGATGCAGACATTGATAAAGTAAGAGCTATAGAGGCTTATTTATCTTATAATTATACCTATACATTGGAACCTGATTTATCCAATTATGATCATGATGATATGGTTAATTACTTTCTTTTCGAGTCTAAAGAGGGGTTTTGTATTCACTATGCCTCAGCTATGGCAGTCATGGTAAGAGCGTTAGGGTTACCAGCTAGATATGTTACAGGCTATAAACTACCCTATACAGTTCCTGTAGATGAATTATTAGAGTATGAGTACATTTATTATGAGGATTTAGATGTAAAGGTACCAGCCTCTGAATTTGGTATCCAAACCTATGCAGTCTATGATACTGATGCACATGCTTGGGTTGAAGTCTATTTTGATGGCTTTGGTTGGTTAGCCTTTGAACCGACGAAGGTGTTTTATGAAGAATTTCATCAATATGCTGATGATACCAATCTATTGCTGCCTACATTAACAAATTTATCTGAGACGATGATTGGTCAAAAAGAGGTCAATGGAAAAAACAAGTGGGTACTGGTCTATGGTCTTTTAATCTTCCTCGTAGTTGTTATATGCATCCCATTACTTATACGATTGCAGCTTAAGATAAGGTATAGCCATTCCAAAAGTAAAGATAAACTGATTCTGCAGTACCATTATCATATGATGCTATTAGGACTACTATATAAGCCAACAGAACCCTCTTGTACAATTAATCAATATATGCAAGGGGTAGCAGATTACTTTAAGGATCAGGATATTGATGTTATGCAAGGAGCAAAAATATTTGAAAAGAGTATGTATGCACAAGACACGATTCAGATTAATGAGTTGATTTTTATAGAGAACATGTATAGCATGCTTAAAAACTTAACGAAGCAACGTATGAAAAGAATTCAGTATATGTGGTATAGGTATAGAAATAAAATTCTATAG
- a CDS encoding MarR family winged helix-turn-helix transcriptional regulator, with translation MREIDISSIFELNYIIENTFFSKLKDKFDFPDEIKDTHIKALIIINEGNKITMSQVSQKLNLVKGAFTPVANRLINFGFVEKMRCEEDKRVSYLSLTQAGSDFVTDLMGIITDDILNKINKLSDDEQEAYFAAIKFIVSTTKKIMD, from the coding sequence ATGCGTGAGATCGATATTAGTAGCATTTTTGAACTAAACTATATTATTGAAAATACATTCTTTTCTAAATTAAAGGATAAATTCGATTTCCCAGATGAAATAAAAGATACACATATAAAAGCTCTCATCATCATTAATGAAGGTAATAAAATAACCATGTCCCAAGTTAGTCAAAAACTCAATCTTGTAAAGGGTGCATTTACTCCAGTTGCAAATAGATTGATCAACTTTGGTTTTGTTGAGAAGATGAGATGTGAAGAAGATAAACGGGTTAGTTACCTGTCATTAACTCAAGCAGGGTCTGATTTTGTTACTGATTTAATGGGAATCATTACAGATGATATTTTGAACAAAATTAATAAATTAAGTGATGATGAACAAGAAGCATATTTTGCAGCTATTAAGTTTATTGTAAGCACAACAAAAAAAATAATGGATTAG
- a CDS encoding MATE family efflux transporter: MDKTQQLGTAPIGKLLTQYSVPAIIAMIVNAIYNIVDRIFIGQYAGENALAGLTVTFPMMMLIIAFASLIGSGSASIMAIKLGKKDKDGASKTFGNALSLGVIVAFVLMAVCYPNMESLLTLLGSNASLLPYAASYMNIVLIGFIFQITSFVLSSTVRIEGYPMLSMVSMLVGAITNIALDFVFIGIFGWGVQGAALATITGQILGFIVLVSFYLRGKSTLSITRQSFIPQLAEIKSIVSIGFTSFLSTIGASVASVFLNRALITYGGNAAITAMGAISSLSTLFVMPILGIQQGMQPIIGFNHGSKDKKRVNKTLLFGISASTIFAVLVFIALQLFPETFMSMFLSKESSTMSIAITGLRYSTIMLPLLSIGFIGTAYFQSIAKSKEAIILGSLRQFILLIPLVTILPSIFGLTGVWLATPVADAITIIATAILLIKSVRQPYDSDSKTVKIEKDSDQAQLVTS; encoded by the coding sequence ATGGACAAAACTCAACAGCTTGGAACTGCACCTATTGGCAAGTTACTTACCCAATATTCAGTTCCTGCAATTATTGCTATGATCGTAAACGCTATCTATAATATTGTCGATCGAATTTTTATAGGTCAGTATGCTGGTGAAAATGCATTAGCCGGCTTAACAGTCACCTTCCCTATGATGATGCTGATTATAGCATTTGCAAGTTTAATTGGTTCAGGTAGCGCTTCAATAATGGCTATTAAGCTTGGAAAAAAAGATAAAGACGGAGCAAGTAAGACTTTTGGTAACGCATTAAGTCTAGGTGTTATTGTAGCTTTTGTACTTATGGCAGTGTGTTACCCTAATATGGAATCACTATTGACTTTGTTAGGGTCTAATGCTAGTTTACTACCTTATGCTGCAAGCTATATGAACATTGTATTAATCGGTTTTATATTTCAAATTACTTCTTTTGTTCTGAGTAGTACTGTGAGAATAGAAGGTTATCCAATGCTTTCTATGGTATCCATGCTAGTTGGTGCCATCACAAATATTGCCTTAGATTTTGTATTTATAGGTATCTTCGGTTGGGGTGTGCAAGGTGCGGCTTTAGCTACTATTACAGGTCAAATCCTTGGTTTCATCGTACTAGTATCTTTTTATTTAAGAGGAAAAAGTACTTTATCTATTACTCGACAGAGCTTTATACCTCAACTTGCAGAGATCAAAAGTATTGTTAGTATTGGCTTCACATCGTTTTTATCAACCATTGGAGCAAGTGTAGCCTCAGTATTTCTAAATCGAGCATTGATCACCTATGGTGGAAACGCAGCTATAACTGCTATGGGCGCCATCAGTAGTCTTTCAACACTATTTGTCATGCCTATATTAGGGATTCAACAAGGCATGCAGCCTATCATTGGGTTCAACCATGGCTCAAAAGATAAAAAGAGAGTTAATAAAACTCTCCTATTCGGTATCTCAGCATCAACTATATTTGCGGTACTTGTGTTTATTGCACTACAACTTTTCCCAGAAACCTTTATGTCTATGTTCTTGAGCAAAGAATCAAGTACCATGTCCATAGCAATCACCGGACTGAGATATAGCACCATCATGCTACCATTATTGAGCATCGGTTTCATTGGTACAGCTTACTTTCAGTCAATAGCTAAGAGCAAAGAAGCTATCATTTTGGGATCATTGAGACAATTTATACTGTTGATTCCCCTCGTTACAATCCTACCAAGCATCTTTGGATTAACAGGTGTGTGGCTAGCTACTCCTGTTGCAGATGCTATTACAATCATAGCAACAGCTATATTGTTGATTAAAAGCGTAAGACAACCTTATGATTCAGATTCCAAGACTGTTAAGATAGAAAAAGACTCTGATCAAGCTCAACTTGTTACCTCTTAA
- a CDS encoding DUF58 domain-containing protein: MRKNRLVYGLMLLIAGIFVYQVPGTISAALFYMLLILPICSLFYVFITFMVFKVKQDIDSRHVLKGGNTQLTCTIYNDTSFLFPPMELKLIGSSLLFNDPIKKEEFILVPKSKRTFNYSLQCKYRGAFSIGIEAVIIKDPFRLFSIRFKGVEAIKIMVYPKIILLNDTSMLLESHKESSKWNNLMSHDPYSVSEIRPYHHGDSKKNVHWKMSAKMQQWMVKIKKEKLRKKVVMLLDTKSLRVSEEEKLFLEDYCIELMVGHIKVFLDHWIPTRLLYNDLNNYDKMVIGAKDFRIFYKQLAMVQFAPNRNMEILIDNLLEEKRNGKHLGMVHVFTFHISEALIAKLTALKGSDEIVFVHHILANASASKQVQNSSSMNDMQEKGLTINQYMPQL; the protein is encoded by the coding sequence ATGAGAAAAAATAGATTAGTTTATGGTTTGATGTTACTGATCGCTGGTATTTTTGTTTATCAAGTCCCAGGCACAATATCTGCAGCATTATTTTATATGCTCCTTATCCTACCTATTTGTTCGCTTTTTTATGTTTTTATTACATTCATGGTCTTTAAAGTAAAACAGGATATAGACTCTAGGCATGTTTTAAAAGGTGGTAATACTCAGCTAACCTGTACCATCTATAATGATACCAGTTTTCTATTTCCTCCTATGGAACTTAAGCTGATTGGAAGTTCGTTATTATTCAATGACCCTATAAAAAAAGAAGAATTTATCTTAGTTCCAAAATCCAAGCGTACTTTTAACTATTCACTCCAGTGTAAGTACCGAGGAGCTTTTTCTATAGGTATAGAAGCGGTGATTATCAAAGATCCCTTTAGATTGTTTTCTATCCGATTTAAAGGTGTTGAGGCTATAAAAATAATGGTTTATCCTAAAATTATTCTATTAAATGATACCAGTATGTTATTAGAGTCTCATAAAGAAAGTAGTAAGTGGAATAACTTGATGTCCCATGATCCTTATAGTGTATCTGAAATAAGACCATATCATCATGGTGATTCTAAGAAAAATGTGCATTGGAAAATGAGTGCTAAAATGCAGCAATGGATGGTTAAAATAAAAAAAGAAAAGCTTAGAAAAAAGGTAGTCATGTTACTAGATACAAAGAGTTTGAGAGTAAGTGAAGAAGAAAAGTTATTCCTAGAGGATTATTGTATTGAATTAATGGTTGGTCATATCAAGGTATTTTTGGATCATTGGATACCAACACGTCTATTGTATAATGATTTAAATAACTATGATAAGATGGTGATAGGGGCTAAAGATTTCAGAATATTTTATAAACAACTGGCTATGGTGCAATTTGCTCCTAACCGAAATATGGAAATTTTAATTGATAATTTGTTAGAAGAGAAGAGGAATGGAAAGCATTTAGGGATGGTTCATGTTTTTACGTTTCATATATCTGAAGCTTTAATAGCTAAGCTAACGGCGCTTAAGGGAAGTGATGAAATAGTCTTTGTACATCATATCCTTGCTAATGCTTCAGCTTCTAAGCAGGTACAAAATTCATCCAGCATGAACGACATGCAGGAAAAAGGATTAACCATTAATCAATATATGCCCCAACTTTAG
- a CDS encoding CD3324 family protein, whose product MGYVKAQDVLPEEIIRLIQDYVDGECLYIPRKSVNKKSWGEASGARSMLNKRNIEICTEFLKGSSIKELTQKYYLSEKSVQRIIYTIK is encoded by the coding sequence ATGGGCTATGTTAAAGCACAAGATGTATTACCAGAAGAAATTATTAGATTAATTCAAGATTACGTAGATGGAGAGTGTTTATATATCCCAAGGAAAAGCGTAAATAAAAAATCTTGGGGAGAAGCAAGCGGCGCCAGATCTATGCTTAATAAAAGAAATATTGAGATATGTACAGAGTTTCTAAAAGGATCTTCAATAAAAGAATTAACACAAAAATATTACTTATCTGAAAAGAGTGTGCAAAGAATTATATATACGATTAAATAA
- a CDS encoding AAA family ATPase, with protein MGNIQEKMNRIIDNIETVFIGKREVAEMLGLTLICGGHVLIEDIPGVGKTTAAASLAKSIHGSYKRIQFTPDVMPADITGFSMYNQKINEFVYYEGVVMNNIILADEINRTSPKTQSSLLEAMEESRVTVDGNTYELPKPFMVIATQNPIEFLGTYPLPEAQLDRFFIKTQIGYPSLEMAQQIMRTYEKDNPLEKLRPVVEIEDILKMQRDIKEVYICEELVEYILKLVNETRRHPDIQLGASPRCAIHLMFAAKAWAAYAGRDFVIPDDIQKFVIPVTAHRLVMKQQVAEAKGSEEKVLNDIVKKVGIPVKIYEKK; from the coding sequence ATGGGAAATATACAGGAGAAAATGAATCGTATCATTGACAACATTGAGACAGTATTTATCGGGAAGAGAGAAGTCGCTGAGATGCTTGGCCTTACATTGATCTGTGGAGGGCATGTTTTAATAGAAGATATTCCAGGGGTTGGTAAGACGACAGCTGCAGCATCCCTTGCTAAATCAATTCATGGATCCTATAAAAGAATACAGTTTACCCCTGATGTCATGCCAGCTGATATAACAGGCTTTTCGATGTACAATCAAAAAATTAATGAGTTTGTGTACTATGAAGGCGTTGTCATGAACAATATTATTCTGGCGGATGAGATTAATAGAACATCACCAAAGACACAATCAAGTCTCCTTGAAGCCATGGAAGAAAGTCGCGTAACAGTAGATGGTAATACTTATGAACTGCCAAAACCCTTCATGGTCATTGCAACTCAAAACCCAATAGAATTTTTAGGAACCTATCCATTACCAGAAGCACAATTAGATCGCTTTTTTATCAAAACACAAATTGGTTATCCCTCCTTAGAGATGGCTCAGCAAATTATGCGAACCTATGAAAAGGATAACCCACTAGAAAAACTAAGACCTGTTGTAGAGATTGAGGATATCCTGAAAATGCAGCGAGATATAAAGGAAGTATACATATGTGAAGAATTAGTGGAATATATTCTCAAACTTGTGAATGAGACGAGAAGGCATCCAGACATACAATTAGGAGCTAGCCCAAGATGTGCTATCCATTTAATGTTTGCAGCAAAGGCTTGGGCTGCATATGCAGGAAGGGATTTCGTTATACCAGATGATATTCAAAAATTTGTAATACCCGTCACAGCTCATCGGTTAGTGATGAAGCAGCAAGTAGCTGAAGCTAAAGGCAGTGAGGAAAAGGTTTTAAATGATATTGTTAAAAAAGTGGGCATTCCGGTGAAGATTTATGAGAAAAAATAG
- a CDS encoding RNA polymerase sigma factor yields MDEAIIIERCKAGYSDYFEILIKNYEQSLYKYCYYLTGSEEEAKDLFQNTWLKVITKIQMYSEKYTFKNWLLSIATNTYKDWYRKQKRWSSKLRRYFTVNTMETELLSIPSDTLLPEDECISDETSEQLKQAVLALKHHYKTVILLFYFEEKPIKEISFILDIPEGTVKSRLNQAKKILKQELEVE; encoded by the coding sequence GTGGATGAAGCTATAATTATTGAACGGTGTAAAGCAGGTTACAGTGATTACTTTGAAATTCTAATAAAGAATTATGAACAATCACTATATAAGTATTGCTACTATTTAACAGGTTCAGAAGAAGAGGCAAAAGACCTCTTTCAGAATACTTGGCTAAAGGTAATCACCAAGATACAAATGTATTCCGAAAAATATACGTTCAAAAATTGGTTGTTATCCATAGCTACCAATACTTATAAAGACTGGTATCGTAAGCAAAAACGTTGGTCTAGTAAGCTCAGACGTTATTTTACTGTGAATACCATGGAAACAGAACTTTTATCCATTCCATCTGATACCCTTTTACCTGAAGATGAATGTATATCGGATGAAACTTCTGAACAGTTGAAGCAAGCAGTTTTAGCCTTAAAACACCATTATAAGACGGTGATTCTATTATTCTACTTTGAAGAAAAACCTATTAAAGAAATAAGTTTTATTCTGGATATACCAGAAGGTACAGTGAAATCACGTTTGAATCAGGCAAAAAAAATATTAAAACAGGAATTGGAGGTGGAATGA
- the smpB gene encoding SsrA-binding protein SmpB, whose amino-acid sequence MAKDTYKLIAQNKKARHDYFIEESFEAGLVLHGTEVKSLRNGKCSIKESFIKIIDGEAFIMNMHISPYEKGNIFNKDPLRTRKLLLHKEQINKMQGAVAAKGFTIVPLQVYLKGSLMKMQIGIARGKKLHDKRQDIAKKDQRREAEKQFKVKNLY is encoded by the coding sequence ATGGCAAAAGACACATATAAATTAATAGCACAGAACAAAAAGGCTCGTCATGACTACTTCATCGAAGAATCATTTGAAGCGGGACTAGTGCTCCATGGCACAGAGGTAAAATCCTTACGTAATGGGAAGTGCAGTATTAAAGAAAGTTTTATCAAAATTATTGATGGTGAAGCATTCATTATGAACATGCATATTAGTCCTTACGAAAAAGGAAATATCTTCAATAAAGATCCTTTGCGTACACGTAAACTATTGTTGCATAAAGAACAGATTAATAAGATGCAAGGTGCTGTAGCTGCTAAAGGTTTTACAATTGTGCCTTTACAGGTTTACCTAAAAGGTAGTTTGATGAAGATGCAGATAGGTATAGCACGAGGTAAAAAACTTCATGACAAACGTCAAGATATCGCAAAAAAAGATCAACGACGTGAAGCCGAGAAACAATTTAAAGTAAAGAACCTTTATTAA
- a CDS encoding response regulator transcription factor has translation MKILIAEDEKDLRHLIKIHLIKQGFEVAEAEDGAEALNKLDEEIDLVILDIMMPKVNGLEVLKELRRSSKIPVLMLTARGTDSDKILGLGLGADDYMVKPINPMEVVARVEAQLRRAYDYSQTNLLSDSVIENGDLRLEIGGYTFTKAGNLISLNAKELKILELLMTNLDKVFTKKQIYEKVWGEYYLGDDNTVMVHISHIRDKIEDDSKNPRYLKTIRGLGYKMESVK, from the coding sequence ATGAAAATTCTCATAGCAGAAGACGAAAAAGATCTACGACATTTAATTAAAATTCATCTGATTAAGCAAGGCTTTGAAGTTGCAGAAGCAGAAGATGGAGCGGAAGCTTTAAATAAGTTGGATGAGGAAATTGATTTAGTGATATTAGATATTATGATGCCTAAAGTAAATGGCTTAGAGGTATTAAAGGAATTAAGAAGGTCAAGTAAAATACCGGTACTAATGCTTACAGCACGAGGGACAGATTCAGATAAAATACTAGGGTTAGGACTGGGTGCCGATGACTATATGGTTAAACCCATTAATCCGATGGAGGTTGTAGCAAGAGTGGAAGCTCAACTAAGAAGAGCCTACGATTACAGTCAAACCAATCTGTTATCGGATAGTGTTATAGAAAATGGAGACCTAAGACTAGAAATAGGTGGCTATACCTTCACTAAAGCAGGAAACTTAATTAGCCTAAATGCTAAGGAACTTAAGATTCTTGAGTTACTGATGACAAACTTAGATAAGGTATTTACGAAAAAACAAATCTATGAAAAAGTTTGGGGTGAGTATTACTTAGGGGATGATAATACGGTAATGGTTCATATCAGTCATATCAGGGATAAGATTGAAGATGATTCAAAGAACCCAAGGTATCTCAAAACGATTCGTGGATTGGGGTATAAAATGGAGAGTGTCAAATGA
- a CDS encoding zinc ribbon domain-containing protein gives MADNQKLFKIIFWFITGFISLFIISIFTMLYLNVGTMSPDDQKAVAVITVLAIIFLSIPVLIGVFVYKDAKKHHLNQWMWTLVAVYVPYLLGLIIYLVMRNNEKNKLKCLGCGKSIERDYVMCPHCGHSLKQKCPNCDKHVNEEWKVCPYCEAKLK, from the coding sequence ATGGCAGATAATCAAAAGTTATTTAAAATTATTTTTTGGTTCATCACAGGTTTCATATCATTGTTTATCATTAGTATATTTACGATGCTCTATTTAAACGTAGGTACGATGTCACCTGATGACCAAAAAGCTGTAGCTGTCATAACTGTTCTGGCTATAATATTCTTGTCCATACCAGTATTGATTGGAGTATTTGTGTATAAAGATGCCAAGAAACATCATCTCAATCAATGGATGTGGACCTTAGTTGCAGTATATGTTCCCTATTTATTAGGGCTCATTATCTACCTTGTTATGCGCAACAATGAAAAGAATAAGTTGAAGTGTTTAGGTTGTGGCAAGTCAATAGAAAGAGATTATGTTATGTGCCCCCACTGTGGTCATTCATTAAAACAGAAATGCCCTAATTGTGATAAGCATGTTAATGAAGAATGGAAGGTATGTCCTTATTGTGAAGCCAAGTTAAAATAG
- a CDS encoding S41 family peptidase, whose translation MYNKRYKFGPRLNYEQKYRKLKRKFIILTLFLLLIILCGGIYIYKNYNYLAFKYVMTDHYVYTETMDQMFNEQLNLQITEEEYDDYFDYLVIEVMSNEIQKTNNDRYTYLYTPNAYEQMKIYEEEEANESYFETINEDTVFLSITNFSKYTEKYIKKNKEELNSYPYLILDLRNNGGGDVFSLYDIADLFLPEDTIISSNITRSDLLTRDMMSNGKPYFDFEHIVILQDEGTASASESFIVALKDHLANVTLIGSTTFGKGIGQFTLPLTDGYAFKATTMYWEAPNGYSIHQSGIQPDVIHSTDESIIDYAEMYIKNTVN comes from the coding sequence ATGTATAATAAGCGCTATAAGTTTGGTCCTAGATTAAATTATGAACAAAAATATCGAAAATTAAAACGAAAATTTATAATTCTTACTTTATTTTTATTATTAATCATCTTATGTGGTGGCATTTATATTTATAAGAACTATAATTATTTAGCATTTAAGTATGTCATGACAGATCACTATGTCTATACCGAGACCATGGATCAAATGTTTAATGAGCAATTAAATTTACAAATTACCGAAGAAGAATATGACGATTACTTTGATTATCTAGTTATAGAAGTCATGAGCAATGAGATTCAAAAAACCAATAATGATCGTTACACTTATCTTTACACTCCAAATGCCTATGAGCAAATGAAGATTTATGAAGAAGAGGAAGCCAACGAGTCTTACTTTGAAACTATTAATGAAGATACAGTCTTTTTAAGTATAACCAACTTTTCAAAGTATACCGAAAAATACATAAAGAAAAATAAAGAAGAGTTAAACAGTTACCCCTACTTAATACTTGATCTAAGAAACAATGGTGGCGGTGACGTCTTTTCTCTTTATGATATTGCTGACCTGTTCTTACCAGAGGATACCATCATTAGTTCCAATATTACAAGAAGCGATTTACTAACACGAGATATGATGAGTAATGGTAAACCTTATTTTGATTTTGAACATATTGTTATTTTACAAGATGAAGGTACAGCAAGTGCATCAGAAAGTTTTATCGTGGCTTTAAAAGACCACTTAGCTAATGTAACACTTATCGGTTCAACGACCTTCGGCAAAGGTATTGGACAGTTTACATTACCACTTACAGATGGTTATGCTTTTAAAGCAACAACCATGTATTGGGAAGCCCCTAATGGCTATAGTATCCATCAAAGTGGTATTCAGCCAGATGTTATACACTCTACAGATGAAAGCATTATTGATTATGCTGAAATGTATATTAAGAACACTGTTAATTAA